A window from Triticum aestivum cultivar Chinese Spring chromosome 6D, IWGSC CS RefSeq v2.1, whole genome shotgun sequence encodes these proteins:
- the LOC123145668 gene encoding pentatricopeptide repeat-containing protein At1g05750, chloroplastic: MAAAASPSLSLPPPAQRATPKPRRRTPPRDVVSWTAAIARPAREGDLPSTAAALSAMLSSPAAPAPNDVTLLTVLSACAGAHSCPLARPLALSLHALAIKLFPSHLLLCTCLARFYLASRLPHHALQLFGSMPVRSVVTYNTMITGLMRNGLVAAAREVFDGMPDPDKVSWTALIDGCVKNGRHDEAIDCFHAMLLDGVEPDYVTLVAAISTCAEVGALGLGMWVHRFVIRERLEGNIRIANSLIDMYARCGKVKFARQVFDSMRKRTVVSWNSMIIGFAANGRSTDAIEHFEAMRRKGFKPDAVTFTGVLTACSHAGLTDEGLRYYDAMKAEHGITARMEHYGCVVDLLGRAGRLDEAMSVVATMPMRPNEVVLGALLAGCRMHGDVEMAEQLMQYLLEQDPGGDSNYVLLSNIYAAVGKWDRAGKVRGLMKARGVKKRPGRSAVEINGDVHEFVCGDRSHPQAAEVFDMLGLLSHEMAGREAVSYE, from the coding sequence ATGGCAGCGGCCGCCTCTCCATCTCTCAGTCTCCCTCCACCAGCGCAGCGCGCCACCCCAAagccgcgccgccgcacgccgccgcgagACGTGGTCTCGTGGACGGCCGCCATCGCGCGCCCGGCGCGGGAGGGCGACCTGCCGTCGACGGCCGCCGCGCTCTCCGCCATGCTCTCCTCCCCCGCCGCGCCTGCGCCCAACGACGTCACCCTCCTCACCGTcctctccgcctgcgccggcgcccaCTCCTGCCCGCTCGCCCGGCCCCTGGCGCTATCGCTCCACGCCCTCGCCATCAAACTCTTccccagccacctcctcctctgcaCCTGCCTCGCGCGGTTCTACCTCGCGTCCCGCCTCCCCCACCACGCCCTCCAGCTGTTCGGCTCTATGCCCGTAAGGTCCGTGGTCACGTACAACACCATGATCACCGGCCTCATGCGCAATGGCCTCGTCGCCGCCGCGCGCgaggtgttcgacggaatgccgGACCCGGACAAGGTTTCCTGGACGGCGCTCATCGACGGGTGCGTCAAGAACGGGCGCCACGACGAGGCGATCGACTGCTTCCATGCCATGCTGCTGGACGGCGTCGAGCCAGACTACGTCACGCTGGTAGCTGCCATCTCCACGTGCGCCGAGGTCGGCGCGCTCGGTCTCGGTATGTGGGTGCACCGGTTCGTGATCAGGGAGAGGCTGGAGGGCAACATCCGCATTGCCAACTCGTTGATCGACATGTATGCTCGGTGCGGTAAGGTGAAGTTTGCACGGCAGGTGTTTGACAGCATGAGGAAGCGGACGGTGGTCTCCTGGAACTCGATGATCATCGGGTTCGCTGCCAACGGACGGTCCACAGACGCCATCGAGCATTTCGAGGCGATGCGGAGGAAGGGGTTCAAGCCAGACGCTGTGACGTTCACGGGCGTGCTCACGGCCTGCAGTCACGCCGGTCTCACCGATGAGGGGCTGAGATACTATGACGCCATGAAGGCAGAGCACGGCATCACAGCAAGGATGGAGCACTACGGGTGCGTGGTCGACCTGCTCGGCCGGGCCGGGCGTCTGGACGAGGCCATGAGCGTGGTGGCGACCATGCCGATGCGGCCAAACGAGGTGGTGCTCGGAGCCCTGCTTGCTGGGTGCCGGATGCACGGGGACGTGGAGATGGCCGAGCAGCTGATGCAGTACCTCCTGGAGCAAGACCCCGGCGGCGACTCAAATTATGTGCTGCTGTCGAACATCTACGCTGCCGTCGGGAAATGGGATCGGGCCGGCAAGGTTAGGGGCCTGATGAAAGCCCGGGGAGTGAAGAAGAGGCCTGGACGGAGCGCCGTGGAGATCAACGGCGACGTGCATGAGTTTGTCTGCGGAGATCGGTCTCATCCGCAGGCTGCTGAGGTGTTCGACATGCTCGGCCTGCTGAGCCATGAGATGGCAGGGCGTGAGGCCGTGAGTTATGAATGA
- the LOC123145669 gene encoding mitogen-activated protein kinase kinase kinase 1, whose protein sequence is MGTPQRPRPRQLARTNAMRNSSYTADAGADGDGDLAAYGGIQLSVDRAARASPGARAGYASQTSFRIHGGRGGGEEVAELFRQLGLSGPEDFAIPPAVYAAANAARRRASLEESSPAASPSGVPEISGRHVIVASRLQPAGDGEEAGLATELVQSESIQVSAKAYQRPWAESKAMLVESERVETSTREVAAVSEPENAGEEKGGDKLAKVETLREERTREVVVEATRDATGGALALVVAESTSCDIEHLVSPSPNRRFRRTITSWIKGGHIGSGSFGSVYEAISDDGFFFAVKEVSLIDQGINAKQRIVQLEHEVSLLSRLEHDNIVQYYGTDKEDGKLYIFLELVTQGSLAALYQKYCLQDSQVSAYTRQILNGLNYLHQRNVLHRDIKCANILVDANGLVKLADFGLAKEMSILSQARSSKGTVFWMAPEVAKAKPHGPPADIWSLGCTVLEMLTGKVPYPDMEWTHALLKIGRGIPPKIPNTLSEDARDFIAKCVRANQKDRPSAAQLLEHPFVKRPLQH, encoded by the exons atGGGCACGCCGCAGCGCCcgcgcccgcggcagctggcgCGCACCAACGCCATGCGGAACTCCTCCTACACCGCGGACGCCGGCGCCGACGGGGACGGCGACCTCGCGGCCTACGGCGGCATCCAGCTCAGCGTCGACCGCGCGGCCCGCGCCTCCCCTGGCGCCAGGGCCGGGTACGCGTCGCAGACCAGCTTCCGCATCCACGGCGGCCGCGGGGGCGGGGAGGAGGTCGCCGAGCTCTTCCGCCAGCTCGGCCTCTCGGGCCCCGAGGACTTCGCCATCCCGCCGGCCGTCtacgccgccgccaacgccgcccgccgccgcgcctcgctcGAGGAGTCGTCCCCTGCGGCGTCGCCGTCGGGGGTTCCTGAAATTTCGGGACGCCACGTTATCGTCGCCTCTAGGTTGCAGccagccggcgacggggaggaagcTGGGTTAGCCACCGAATTGGTCCAATCGGAGAGTATACAAGTTTCAGCAAAAGCATATCAACGACCATGGGCTGAATCCAAAGCCATGTTGGTCGAATCAGAGAGAGTGGAAACCTCTACACGAGAGGTCGCTGCTGTGTCTGAGCCGGAGAATGCAGGTGAAGAGAAGGGGGGTGACAAATTGGCCAAAGTGGAAACACTACGAGAGGAGAGGACAAGAGAAGTGGTTGTGGAGGCCACAAGGGATGCTACTGGTGGTGCCCTGGCTCTCGTTGTTGCAGAGTCCACCTCATGTGACATTGAGCATTTGGTCTCGCCGTCGCCGAATAGGCGGTTTAGGAGAACCATCACATCCTGGATCAAGGGAGGGCATATCGGAAGCGGATCGTTCGGGTCAGTCTACGAGGCAATCAGCGA TGATGGGTTTTTCTTTGCTGTCAAAGAAGTGTCATTGATTGACCAAGGAATCAATGCAAAACAGCGCATCGTCCAGCTTGAGCAT GAGGTATCCCTCTTGAGTCGTTTGGAGCATGACAATATTGTTCAGTATTATGGAACAGACAAG GAAGATGGCAAATTGTATATTTTTCTTGAACTTGTGACCCAAGGATCTTTGGCAGCTTTATATCAAAAATATTGTTTACAAGATTCACAAGTATCAGCATATACAAGGCAGATTTTGAATGGTTTGAACTATCTACATCAGCGAAATGTGCTGCACAG GGACATCAAATGTGCAAATATTCTAGTTGATGCAAATGGTTTGGTCAAATTGGCAGATTTCGGGCTTGCGAAGGAG ATGTCAATTTTGAGCCAGGCAAGATCTAGCAAGGGAACTGTTTTCTGGATGGCCCCTGAG GTTGCTAAGGCTAAGCCACATGGACCTCCAGCAGATATATGGAGTCTTGGCTGCACAGTTTTGGAGATGCTGACCGGCAAAGTTCCATACCCTGATATGGAATGG ACACATGCTTTGCTCAAAATTGGTAGGGGAATACCACCAAAAATTCCAAATACGTTATCAGAAGATGCCCGGGATTTCATAGCAAAGTGTGTTCGAGCAAACCAAAAGGACCGGCCATCTGCTGCTCAGCTGTTGGAGCACCCTTTTGTGAAGAGACCACTGCAACATTAA